From one Luteolibacter sp. SL250 genomic stretch:
- a CDS encoding zf-TFIIB domain-containing protein produces MKCHSCGGALKGPMNFCPYCGVRQDIDLRQMHFRDLSVPDTALPCPSCTKLLHVIEVASSPPMKVERCGECFGMFFNPGELEAVLHQQTEASVRFDSLMLDQVAADYGFQHEVIYRKCPMCAERMSHLNFGGRSGVILDRCGTHGLWLEGGELRRLAEWWRAGGKLIHQQEEAKRIGRLFAPPPRKANPTGGSIEFPEKREEWTWGKPADTVLDTFTGLDIAFEVIRVIGKVAATVIKS; encoded by the coding sequence ATGAAATGCCACAGTTGCGGTGGTGCCCTGAAAGGCCCGATGAACTTCTGCCCCTACTGCGGGGTGCGGCAGGACATCGACCTGCGGCAAATGCATTTCCGGGACCTGAGCGTGCCGGACACCGCACTGCCGTGCCCGTCCTGCACGAAGCTCCTGCACGTCATCGAGGTGGCGAGCTCACCGCCGATGAAGGTGGAACGCTGCGGGGAATGCTTCGGCATGTTCTTCAATCCGGGCGAGCTGGAGGCGGTGCTGCACCAGCAGACAGAGGCCTCCGTGCGGTTCGACTCCCTGATGCTCGACCAAGTGGCGGCGGACTACGGCTTCCAACACGAAGTGATCTACCGGAAATGCCCGATGTGCGCGGAGCGGATGAGCCACCTGAACTTCGGCGGCCGCAGCGGCGTGATCCTGGACCGCTGCGGCACCCACGGCCTGTGGCTAGAAGGCGGGGAACTGCGCCGCCTCGCGGAATGGTGGCGCGCCGGAGGAAAACTCATTCACCAGCAGGAAGAAGCGAAACGGATCGGACGGTTGTTCGCGCCGCCACCCCGCAAAGCAAACCCGACGGGCGGTAGCATCGAATTCCCGGAAAAGCGGGAGGAGTGGACGTGGGGCAAGCCCGCGGACACCGTCCTGGACACCTTCACCGGCCTGGACATTGCATTTGAGGTAATCCGGGTCATCGGAAAGGTCGCCGCGACGGTCATCAAAAGCTGA
- a CDS encoding transcriptional repressor, with protein MTRQRQEVYRILMQEPDHPTANDVFMRVKDRLPNISLATVYNCLEALVQHNIIRQVNFERGPSRYCSNLQEHGHFHDSVTGSILDVHFKPGVNPADFLDLPPGALVDEIEITVSGKIAAQPNA; from the coding sequence ATGACGCGCCAGCGGCAGGAAGTCTACCGGATCCTGATGCAGGAACCGGACCATCCGACGGCAAACGACGTGTTCATGCGGGTGAAGGACCGCCTGCCGAACATCTCGCTGGCGACCGTCTACAACTGCCTCGAAGCGCTTGTCCAACACAACATCATCCGGCAGGTGAACTTCGAGCGCGGCCCGTCGCGCTACTGTTCCAACCTGCAGGAACACGGCCATTTCCACGATTCCGTGACCGGATCGATCCTCGACGTGCATTTCAAGCCAGGGGTGAACCCCGCCGACTTCCTCGACCTGCCGCCCGGTGCGCTGGTCGATGAGATCGAGATCACCGTCAGCGGGAAAATCGCCGCCCAACCAAACGCCTGA
- the sufC gene encoding Fe-S cluster assembly ATPase SufC — protein MSLHIQDLHATLEDGTEILKGVTLEIPKGEVHAIMGPNGSGKSTLSKVIAGHEGYVVTSGSVTLDGEEILEKPIDERSRDGIFLAFQYPSEVPGVSNANFIRAALQARLPKGEELDAVAYYKHLYSKMDLLEMDRKFTARAVNEGFSGGEKKRNEILQLIMLDPKYAILDETDSGLDIDALKIVAKGVNSMRSPDRGFLLITHYQRLLDYIKPDYVHVMAEGRIVRSGGPELALELEKDGYEFLKEPALA, from the coding sequence ATGAGCCTCCACATCCAAGACCTGCACGCCACGCTCGAAGACGGCACCGAAATCCTCAAGGGCGTCACCCTCGAAATTCCGAAAGGTGAAGTCCATGCCATCATGGGACCGAACGGATCGGGCAAATCCACGCTCTCCAAGGTGATCGCCGGCCATGAGGGCTACGTCGTCACCTCCGGTTCCGTGACCCTCGACGGTGAGGAGATCCTGGAGAAGCCGATCGACGAGCGTTCCCGCGACGGGATCTTCCTCGCCTTCCAGTATCCTTCCGAAGTCCCCGGCGTCTCCAACGCCAACTTCATCCGCGCCGCGTTGCAGGCCCGCCTGCCGAAGGGCGAGGAACTGGACGCCGTGGCCTACTACAAGCACCTCTACTCCAAGATGGACCTGCTGGAGATGGACCGGAAATTCACCGCCCGCGCCGTGAACGAAGGCTTCTCCGGTGGTGAGAAGAAGCGCAACGAGATCCTCCAGCTCATCATGCTGGACCCGAAATACGCGATCCTCGATGAGACGGATTCCGGCCTCGACATCGACGCCCTCAAGATCGTCGCCAAGGGCGTGAACTCCATGCGCTCCCCTGACCGCGGCTTCCTCCTCATCACCCACTACCAGCGCCTGCTCGATTACATCAAGCCGGACTACGTCCACGTGATGGCCGAAGGCCGCATCGTCCGCTCCGGCGGTCCCGAACTGGCGCTCGAGCTTGAGAAAGACGGCTACGAATTCCTCAAGGAACCTGCCCTCGCCTAA
- the sufB gene encoding Fe-S cluster assembly protein SufB produces the protein MSYEDSAVLDSETRDAIDIDRTKGDFTFPERNKFDAGRGLTEKTVDYICDVKGDPQWLRDFRHRALKVFNDKPMPTNWATKDLENIDFDVIRYYLSDGEKPKRSWDEVPPDVLETFERLGIPQQERAFLAGVEAQFDSEAAYSNVKEELTKQGVIFVNSTEGLHKYEEIFRPYFGKVIPTGDNKFSALNSAVFSGGSFIYIPKGVKLKQPLQAYFRINSENFGQFERTLIIADEGAEVMYMEGCTAPKFETSTLHSAVVELVALKGAKIQYVTVQNWSSNVFNLVTKRGLAMEDAEIRWIDCNIGSRLTMKYPGVVMKGKGARGEVISIALANNGQHQDTGAKMIHAADYTTSNVVSKSISVGEGRSTYRGQVHIPKHLKGCKNNTECDALLINTNSRTDTYPAITVKGNKHSTQHEASVSQVSEDMLFYLMQRGLNEGQAMSLAVNGFINDLVREFPMEYSVELKRLIDLEMEGSVG, from the coding sequence ATGTCCTACGAAGACTCAGCCGTTCTCGATTCGGAAACCCGCGACGCGATCGACATCGACCGCACGAAGGGCGACTTCACGTTCCCGGAGCGCAACAAGTTCGACGCGGGCCGCGGCCTGACGGAGAAGACGGTGGACTACATCTGCGATGTGAAGGGAGATCCGCAGTGGCTGCGCGACTTCCGCCACCGCGCGCTGAAGGTTTTCAATGACAAGCCGATGCCCACCAACTGGGCGACGAAGGATCTGGAGAACATCGATTTCGATGTCATCCGCTACTACCTCTCCGACGGTGAGAAGCCGAAGCGTTCCTGGGATGAGGTCCCGCCGGACGTTCTCGAAACCTTCGAGCGTCTCGGCATCCCGCAGCAGGAGCGCGCGTTCCTCGCCGGTGTGGAGGCCCAGTTCGACTCCGAGGCCGCCTACTCCAACGTGAAGGAGGAGCTGACCAAGCAGGGCGTCATCTTCGTGAACTCCACCGAAGGCCTCCACAAGTATGAGGAGATCTTCCGCCCCTACTTCGGCAAGGTCATCCCGACCGGTGACAACAAGTTCTCCGCGCTCAACAGCGCCGTGTTCTCCGGAGGATCCTTCATCTACATCCCGAAGGGTGTGAAGCTGAAGCAACCGCTGCAGGCCTACTTCCGCATCAACTCGGAAAACTTCGGCCAGTTCGAGCGCACGCTCATCATCGCGGACGAAGGCGCCGAGGTGATGTACATGGAAGGCTGCACCGCACCGAAGTTCGAAACCTCCACGCTGCACTCCGCGGTGGTGGAGCTGGTGGCTCTGAAGGGCGCGAAGATCCAGTACGTGACCGTCCAGAACTGGTCGTCCAACGTGTTCAACCTGGTGACCAAGCGCGGTCTGGCCATGGAGGACGCGGAGATCCGCTGGATCGACTGCAACATCGGCTCCCGCCTGACGATGAAGTATCCCGGCGTGGTGATGAAGGGCAAAGGCGCGCGCGGCGAGGTGATCTCCATCGCGCTGGCGAACAACGGCCAGCACCAGGACACCGGCGCGAAGATGATCCACGCGGCGGACTACACGACGTCCAACGTGGTTTCCAAGTCGATCTCCGTCGGCGAGGGCCGCTCCACCTACCGGGGCCAGGTCCACATCCCGAAGCATCTCAAGGGCTGCAAGAACAACACCGAGTGCGACGCGCTGCTCATCAATACCAACAGCCGCACGGACACCTACCCGGCCATCACGGTGAAGGGCAACAAGCACTCCACCCAGCACGAGGCGTCCGTTTCTCAGGTTTCCGAAGACATGCTGTTCTACCTCATGCAGCGCGGTCTCAACGAAGGCCAGGCGATGTCGCTGGCGGTGAACGGTTTCATCAACGACCTCGTCCGCGAGTTCCCGATGGAATACTCCGTCGAGCTCAAGCGCCTCATCGATCTCGAGATGGAAGGCTCCGTCGGCTGA
- a CDS encoding SufD family Fe-S cluster assembly protein, with translation MSTTLAPAPQTSASFPAWFADRQKAAWERYLATPAPKRGDEPWRFANLKQLDFTGFERAGKVESAALVAKSTGLEAPAAKLVFVNDELVSSASAGLPEGVVCLSLAEALVSHGELVQEHFMKQETRLGSAKFAALHEASLTNGLFVHVPDNVEVAGTIEVHHWISGKNVIAFPHTLIATGKHAKVRVVDMFRSADDAEPGVVIAFNDLRTSAGSKLDYIALQALNEQTRMIQINETGTSKDASTIGLIVNTGASWVRNESLSRLEGPGARSEMLSVSIPSHEQEYDQRTFQHHASDHAYSDLLYKNSLYDRTRTVFSGLIFVDEGAHYTDAYQTCRNLLMSDDAEANSMPGLEINADQVKCSHGSTSAQISDEEIFYLRARGIDPVTARQLIARGFSVEVVERLKDDATEELVLRFIDDKFAKIAAAV, from the coding sequence ATGTCCACTACGCTCGCTCCGGCGCCACAGACTTCCGCCTCATTCCCCGCATGGTTCGCCGACCGCCAGAAGGCGGCCTGGGAACGCTACCTCGCCACCCCAGCGCCAAAGCGCGGTGACGAGCCATGGCGTTTTGCGAACCTCAAACAGCTCGACTTCACCGGCTTCGAACGCGCCGGAAAGGTGGAGTCCGCGGCGCTGGTGGCGAAATCCACCGGCCTGGAAGCCCCGGCGGCGAAGCTGGTATTTGTGAATGATGAGCTGGTCAGCTCCGCGTCCGCCGGTCTGCCGGAAGGCGTCGTCTGCCTTTCCCTCGCCGAGGCGCTCGTCTCGCATGGCGAACTGGTGCAGGAACATTTCATGAAGCAGGAAACGCGTCTGGGCTCCGCCAAGTTCGCCGCCTTGCACGAGGCGTCCCTGACCAACGGCCTGTTCGTCCACGTGCCGGACAATGTCGAGGTGGCCGGCACCATCGAGGTGCACCACTGGATTTCCGGAAAGAACGTCATCGCCTTCCCACACACGCTGATCGCCACCGGCAAGCACGCCAAGGTGCGCGTGGTGGACATGTTCCGCTCCGCGGATGATGCGGAGCCGGGCGTGGTTATCGCTTTCAACGACCTGCGCACCTCCGCCGGATCGAAGCTCGACTACATCGCCCTGCAGGCGCTCAACGAGCAGACCCGCATGATCCAGATCAACGAGACCGGCACGTCGAAGGACGCATCGACCATCGGCCTGATCGTGAACACCGGCGCGTCGTGGGTGCGGAACGAATCGCTCTCCCGCCTGGAAGGGCCGGGCGCACGGTCCGAAATGCTCTCCGTCTCGATCCCTTCCCACGAACAGGAATACGACCAGCGCACGTTCCAGCACCACGCCTCGGACCACGCCTACTCGGACCTGCTCTACAAGAACTCCCTCTACGACCGCACCCGCACGGTGTTCTCCGGCCTCATCTTCGTCGATGAGGGCGCGCACTACACGGACGCCTACCAGACCTGCCGCAACCTGCTCATGAGCGACGATGCGGAAGCCAACTCCATGCCCGGCCTGGAAATCAACGCGGATCAGGTGAAGTGCTCCCACGGCAGCACCTCCGCCCAGATCAGCGATGAGGAGATCTTCTACCTCCGCGCCCGCGGCATCGACCCGGTGACCGCCCGCCAGCTCATCGCCCGCGGCTTCTCCGTCGAGGTGGTGGAACGCCTGAAGGACGACGCGACGGAAGAACTGGTACTGCGCTTCATCGACGACAAGTTCGCGAAGATCGCCGCGGCGGTCTGA
- a CDS encoding YafY family protein — translation MNRIDRLTGMILLLQSHRVITAEKIAAHFEISVRTVYRDLQALGEAGVPIIGEAGMGYSLMRGYHVPPVMFTENEAAALFLSGEVTEQIADESLREALRDALLKIRAVLPAEKRDYLNRLSRSVRVWLPVPSSGDEERQSLMPLQQAVVRKQCVALTYDAGRRGLVTDRLVEPLGVVFYGRQWHLIAHCQLRGAVRDFRLDRMDRWQVLEERFHGHDDFSMKDFLAEQIRAHEIIPMAIRFRQEVMERVRTECYSASLTECPLGDGWVRVEGLTSCTKWMASWVMGFGLDAEVEEPAELREEIRSLVGQMAGRYRLSEIFSPC, via the coding sequence ATGAACCGCATCGACCGTCTCACCGGGATGATCCTCCTGCTGCAGAGCCACCGTGTGATCACGGCGGAGAAGATCGCGGCGCACTTCGAGATCAGCGTGCGGACGGTCTACCGGGATCTGCAGGCGCTGGGCGAGGCGGGCGTACCGATCATCGGCGAGGCGGGCATGGGCTACTCGCTCATGCGTGGCTACCACGTGCCGCCGGTGATGTTCACGGAAAACGAGGCGGCAGCCCTTTTCCTCAGCGGGGAGGTCACGGAGCAGATCGCGGATGAATCGCTGCGCGAGGCGCTGCGGGATGCCCTTTTGAAAATACGGGCGGTGCTGCCTGCGGAAAAGCGGGACTACCTGAACCGGCTTTCCCGGTCCGTCCGGGTATGGCTGCCGGTTCCTTCTTCGGGAGATGAGGAGCGCCAGTCACTGATGCCGCTGCAGCAGGCGGTGGTGCGGAAGCAGTGCGTGGCGCTGACGTACGATGCGGGCAGGCGCGGTCTGGTCACGGACCGGCTGGTGGAACCGCTGGGGGTGGTGTTCTACGGCCGACAGTGGCATCTCATCGCCCACTGCCAGCTCCGGGGGGCGGTGCGGGACTTCCGGCTGGACCGCATGGACCGCTGGCAGGTGCTGGAAGAGCGTTTCCACGGCCATGATGACTTTTCGATGAAGGACTTTCTCGCGGAGCAGATCCGCGCGCACGAGATCATCCCCATGGCCATCCGCTTCCGGCAGGAGGTGATGGAACGCGTGCGGACGGAGTGCTACTCCGCCTCCCTCACGGAGTGTCCGCTGGGCGATGGCTGGGTGAGGGTGGAGGGACTGACCTCCTGCACGAAGTGGATGGCGTCCTGGGTGATGGGCTTCGGCCTGGATGCGGAGGTGGAGGAACCGGCGGAACTGCGGGAGGAAATCCGCTCGCTGGTGGGGCAAATGGCGGGGAGATACCGGCTTTCGGAAATTTTTTCACCCTGCTGA
- a CDS encoding VOC family protein, which yields MKNNAVNWFEIMVADFDRAKAFYETILGAPMEVTDCGCKMALFPAEYDKGVGGCITLMDGCKPGEGGTLVYLNAGGDLDGVLSRIPGAGGEVIKPRTAIPPHGFMGLFKDTEGNVVGLHSMV from the coding sequence ATGAAAAACAACGCAGTGAACTGGTTTGAGATCATGGTGGCCGACTTCGATCGTGCGAAGGCCTTCTACGAAACGATCCTCGGCGCGCCGATGGAGGTGACCGATTGCGGGTGCAAGATGGCGCTTTTCCCCGCCGAGTATGACAAGGGCGTGGGCGGCTGCATCACCCTCATGGATGGCTGCAAGCCCGGCGAGGGTGGCACGCTGGTCTATCTGAACGCGGGAGGTGATCTCGACGGTGTTCTCTCCCGGATCCCCGGCGCGGGCGGAGAAGTCATCAAGCCGCGAACCGCCATCCCGCCCCACGGCTTCATGGGCTTGTTCAAGGACACCGAAGGGAACGTCGTGGGCCTGCACTCCATGGTGTGA
- a CDS encoding phosphopantetheine-binding protein, with the protein MPSASTPTPDRIRDLIDGQLIELSPGFGAEDDLFEAGLDSMAIMQLLLLIEENFGVEIPMGEVTRDNFHTTTAISGLVTGKQTA; encoded by the coding sequence ATGCCCAGCGCCTCCACTCCCACACCCGACCGGATCCGCGATCTGATCGACGGCCAGTTGATCGAGCTATCCCCCGGATTCGGCGCTGAGGATGATTTGTTCGAGGCGGGGTTGGATTCGATGGCCATCATGCAACTGCTGCTCCTGATCGAGGAGAACTTCGGCGTGGAGATTCCCATGGGGGAGGTCACGCGGGATAACTTCCACACCACCACGGCGATCTCGGGGCTGGTGACCGGAAAACAGACGGCGTGA
- a CDS encoding class I adenylate-forming enzyme family protein: MNITDEIFRRCDPTATALVEDGIRVTYGELRTLMEQAAASLERSPLFPRHARVAISIPNGIDHIVWSLAVLKAGGTLVPVPGELAMPERAKLIATTAVHCLISTAGQPWTGPSGASEEIGGATLHGDFGHVPPFDETTLNALNPALIRFSSGTTGRSKGVVLSHETLLARVTACNSGLGIGPADRVLWILPMAHHFAVSIVLYLLHGATTLLAKSHLGEDLMDELEKTPATVLYAAPFHHGLLASCPNARPLPHLRLAVSTAAALPANVAEKWLARFGMPLTQGLGIIEGGLPLLNLHHAADKPTSVGQPQAGFRIRIRDADENGIGELLLEGPGFFDAYLDPWQPRDTVLEDGWLATGDLASIDGDGCVTLAGRLKSVINVAGLKCFPEEIEAVLNDQPDVLECRVYAHPHPDTGSIPAAEIVLRDPSNPPKNLRLITHCRERLAAYKVPLKFTFVEKLQRTASGKIQR; this comes from the coding sequence ATGAACATCACCGATGAAATCTTCCGCCGCTGCGACCCCACCGCCACCGCCCTAGTGGAGGACGGGATCCGGGTCACCTATGGCGAATTGCGGACCCTCATGGAGCAGGCCGCCGCATCACTGGAGCGGTCGCCGTTGTTTCCGCGCCACGCGCGGGTGGCCATCAGCATCCCGAATGGGATCGACCACATCGTCTGGTCCCTGGCCGTGCTGAAGGCGGGTGGCACGCTGGTGCCGGTACCGGGGGAACTGGCGATGCCGGAGCGCGCGAAGCTCATCGCCACCACCGCCGTCCACTGCCTCATTTCCACCGCAGGCCAACCATGGACCGGCCCGTCTGGAGCCAGTGAGGAGATCGGCGGGGCCACCCTCCACGGGGATTTCGGCCACGTGCCGCCGTTCGATGAAACCACCCTCAATGCGCTCAATCCCGCGCTGATCCGCTTCAGCTCCGGCACCACCGGCCGCAGCAAGGGCGTGGTTCTTTCCCATGAAACGCTGCTGGCACGGGTCACCGCCTGCAACAGTGGTCTCGGCATCGGACCGGCGGACCGGGTGCTGTGGATCCTGCCGATGGCGCACCATTTCGCCGTCTCCATCGTCCTCTACCTGCTCCACGGCGCGACCACCCTGCTGGCGAAGTCCCACCTGGGTGAGGACCTGATGGATGAGCTGGAGAAAACACCGGCCACCGTCCTCTATGCGGCTCCGTTCCACCACGGGCTGCTCGCCTCCTGCCCGAACGCCCGCCCCCTCCCCCACCTGCGGCTGGCCGTGTCCACCGCCGCCGCCCTGCCCGCCAACGTGGCGGAGAAGTGGCTCGCCAGGTTCGGCATGCCGCTCACCCAGGGGCTGGGTATCATCGAAGGTGGCCTGCCATTGCTCAACCTACACCATGCGGCGGACAAGCCGACGTCCGTCGGCCAACCACAGGCCGGGTTCCGCATCCGCATCCGTGATGCCGATGAGAACGGCATCGGCGAGCTGCTGCTGGAGGGCCCGGGTTTCTTCGATGCCTACCTCGATCCCTGGCAACCGCGCGACACGGTGCTCGAGGACGGCTGGCTCGCCACCGGGGATCTCGCCTCCATCGACGGCGACGGCTGCGTTACCCTCGCCGGACGCCTGAAATCCGTCATCAACGTGGCCGGACTGAAATGCTTTCCGGAGGAAATCGAAGCCGTGCTCAACGATCAGCCCGACGTGCTGGAGTGCCGCGTGTATGCCCACCCGCATCCGGATACCGGCTCCATCCCGGCGGCGGAGATCGTCCTGCGGGATCCCTCCAATCCGCCGAAAAACCTCAGGCTCATCACCCACTGCCGCGAGCGTCTGGCCGCCTACAAGGTGCCGCTGAAGTTCACCTTCGTGGAGAAACTCCAGCGCACCGCCTCCGGCAAGATCCAGAGGTAA
- a CDS encoding sugar kinase: protein MPLTIKPKSECAFDQISLGEVMLRLDPGEGRIRTARNFAAWEGGGEYNTSRGLRKCFGYKTAVVTAFVDNEVGHLIEDFIMQGGVATDFIQWREDDGIGRKVRNGLNFTERGFGVRGAVGNPDRGNTAASQLKPGDIDWDHIFGKLGVRWFHTGGIFAALSETTAALTVEAVKAANKYGTIVSYDLNYRPSLWKTIGGLQKAQEVNREIAKYVDVMIGNEEDFTASLGFEVEGVDHNISSIETDAFKKMIETAVKEFTNFKVAATTLRTVHTATVNDWSAILWHDGKFHESRNYDKLEILDRVGGGDSFASGVQFGFLEFNDPQKAVEYGAAHGALASTTPGDTSMATRKEVEKQISGGGARVVR, encoded by the coding sequence ATGCCACTGACCATCAAACCGAAGTCCGAATGTGCCTTTGACCAAATCTCGCTGGGAGAAGTGATGCTGCGCCTGGATCCGGGCGAAGGCCGCATTCGGACCGCCCGCAACTTCGCCGCCTGGGAGGGCGGTGGGGAATACAACACATCCCGCGGCCTGCGGAAATGCTTCGGCTACAAGACCGCCGTGGTGACCGCCTTCGTTGACAACGAGGTCGGCCACCTCATCGAGGACTTCATCATGCAGGGTGGCGTGGCCACGGATTTCATCCAGTGGCGCGAGGACGACGGCATCGGGCGCAAGGTCCGCAACGGCCTGAACTTCACGGAGCGGGGCTTCGGCGTCCGCGGCGCGGTGGGAAATCCGGACCGTGGCAACACCGCCGCGTCCCAGCTCAAGCCGGGTGACATCGACTGGGACCACATCTTCGGCAAGCTGGGCGTCCGCTGGTTCCACACCGGCGGGATCTTCGCCGCCCTTTCCGAGACGACCGCCGCCCTCACCGTGGAGGCCGTGAAGGCCGCCAACAAATACGGCACCATCGTTTCCTACGACCTCAACTACCGCCCGTCCCTTTGGAAGACCATCGGCGGCCTGCAGAAGGCCCAGGAGGTCAACCGGGAGATCGCGAAGTATGTCGATGTGATGATCGGCAACGAGGAAGACTTCACCGCCTCCCTCGGCTTCGAGGTAGAAGGTGTGGACCACAACATTTCCTCCATCGAGACGGACGCGTTCAAGAAGATGATCGAGACCGCGGTGAAGGAATTCACGAACTTCAAGGTGGCGGCCACCACGCTGCGCACCGTCCACACCGCGACCGTCAACGACTGGTCGGCGATCCTCTGGCACGACGGCAAGTTCCACGAGAGCCGGAACTACGACAAGCTGGAGATCCTCGACCGCGTGGGCGGCGGCGACAGCTTCGCCTCCGGCGTGCAGTTCGGCTTCCTGGAGTTCAACGACCCGCAGAAGGCCGTCGAATACGGCGCTGCCCACGGCGCCCTCGCCTCCACGACTCCGGGTGACACCTCCATGGCCACCCGCAAGGAAGTGGAGAAGCAGATCAGCGGTGGCGGCGCGCGCGTCGTCCGTTGA
- the accD gene encoding acetyl-CoA carboxylase, carboxyltransferase subunit beta — protein MGIFKKPPLRGNDRRDDMPDGLWIKCPDCGAMIHIIELKQNLHVCPHCNHHFLLDSRERINLLADAGSFEETEAGLVSANPLGFTGYQEKTAGLRDKTGLDDAVVTGRLTINDQPAMIAVMDFKFFAGSMGSVVGEKITRAVETAVKEKRGVIIISASSGARMQEGMLSLMQMAKTCGALARLSEANLPYISVLTHPTTGGVTASFATIGDINLAEPKCMIGFAGPRVVKETTHQNLPPGFQTAEFMLEHGLIDAIVQRKDLRDKLGRLLAYMMPQK, from the coding sequence ATGGGCATCTTCAAAAAACCACCACTTCGCGGAAATGATCGTCGGGACGACATGCCTGACGGCCTCTGGATCAAATGTCCGGACTGCGGGGCGATGATCCACATCATCGAGCTGAAGCAGAACCTCCACGTCTGCCCGCACTGCAACCACCATTTCCTGCTGGATTCCCGGGAGCGCATCAACCTGCTGGCGGATGCCGGATCCTTCGAGGAAACCGAAGCCGGCCTGGTCTCCGCGAATCCTCTCGGCTTCACCGGCTATCAGGAAAAGACCGCCGGTCTGCGCGACAAGACCGGCCTCGATGACGCCGTCGTCACCGGCCGCCTCACCATCAACGACCAGCCCGCGATGATCGCGGTGATGGATTTCAAGTTCTTCGCGGGCTCCATGGGTTCCGTCGTCGGTGAAAAGATCACCCGCGCCGTTGAAACCGCCGTCAAGGAGAAGCGCGGCGTCATCATCATCTCCGCCTCCTCCGGCGCGCGGATGCAGGAGGGCATGCTTTCCCTCATGCAGATGGCGAAGACCTGCGGCGCGCTCGCCCGTCTCTCAGAGGCAAACCTGCCCTACATCTCCGTCCTCACCCACCCGACCACCGGTGGCGTGACCGCCTCCTTCGCCACCATCGGCGACATCAACCTCGCCGAACCGAAGTGCATGATCGGCTTCGCAGGTCCGCGCGTGGTGAAGGAGACGACGCACCAGAACCTGCCGCCCGGCTTCCAGACCGCCGAGTTCATGCTTGAGCACGGCCTCATCGACGCCATCGTCCAGCGGAAGGATCTGCGCGACAAGCTGGGCAGGCTGCTGGCCTACATGATGCCGCAGAAGTGA